The following proteins come from a genomic window of Ornithinimicrobium cryptoxanthini:
- a CDS encoding MFS transporter yields the protein MSTPSGPASRAARPLGASFALVATILIAINLRPGASSVGPVLEELTSDLSMSTGTAGFMTALPGLCFGAVGALAVVLARRVGMTTGIFLGLVAVVVGLVVRVLVDDAIVFLLLTALALAGMAIGNVLVPAWIKRHSRDGGVRLMTFYSSGLTLGGAMSAALVAPVSGATGLGWRGGLGLWGVVALTALLPWAVIAFRERQTPGGRGSRTRTVNVGRIASSPTAVALTLLFGVQSMNAYVQFGWLPQIYRDAGLSAGLAGILMSLLTALGILGGLMMPTVIARSPTIAPWMVSFGVLMVLGYTGLLLAPATAPWLWAILLGVAGFAFPTAIALITARTRDPGVTARLSGFVQPLGYALAAIGPFAVGLIHQVTGDWTLILLLLMASGIVLTLAGLRVSRPTWVDDELGA from the coding sequence GTGAGCACACCTTCTGGGCCCGCCTCCCGCGCGGCACGGCCACTGGGAGCCTCGTTCGCGCTGGTCGCCACGATCCTGATCGCGATCAACCTGCGGCCGGGGGCATCGTCCGTCGGTCCGGTGCTGGAGGAGCTGACCTCCGATCTCTCGATGAGCACCGGCACCGCCGGGTTCATGACCGCACTGCCCGGGCTGTGCTTCGGCGCGGTGGGCGCGCTCGCCGTCGTCCTGGCCAGGCGGGTCGGTATGACGACAGGTATCTTCCTGGGCCTGGTCGCCGTCGTCGTGGGGCTGGTCGTGCGGGTCCTGGTCGATGACGCCATCGTCTTCCTCCTGCTCACCGCCCTGGCGCTGGCGGGCATGGCGATCGGCAACGTGCTGGTGCCCGCGTGGATCAAGCGCCACTCCCGCGACGGCGGCGTGCGGCTGATGACCTTCTACAGCTCTGGTCTGACACTTGGCGGCGCGATGTCCGCGGCACTCGTCGCCCCGGTCAGCGGTGCCACCGGCCTGGGTTGGCGCGGCGGCTTGGGGCTCTGGGGCGTCGTCGCACTGACCGCGCTGCTCCCGTGGGCGGTCATCGCGTTCCGCGAGCGGCAGACTCCCGGTGGCCGTGGGTCGCGCACGCGGACGGTCAATGTCGGGCGGATCGCCTCCTCCCCCACCGCGGTCGCGCTCACGCTGCTGTTCGGCGTCCAGTCGATGAACGCCTACGTCCAGTTCGGGTGGCTCCCCCAGATCTATCGCGACGCCGGGCTCTCAGCCGGACTGGCCGGCATCCTCATGTCGTTGCTGACCGCCCTCGGCATCCTCGGCGGTCTGATGATGCCCACGGTCATCGCGCGCTCCCCCACGATCGCGCCCTGGATGGTCAGCTTCGGGGTGCTGATGGTGCTGGGCTACACCGGGCTGCTGCTCGCGCCGGCGACGGCCCCGTGGCTGTGGGCGATCCTGCTCGGGGTGGCCGGCTTCGCCTTCCCCACCGCGATCGCGCTGATCACCGCGCGCACGCGCGACCCCGGTGTCACGGCCAGGCTGTCGGGTTTTGTGCAACCGCTGGGCTATGCGCTGGCCGCCATCGGGCCGTTCGCGGTCGGTCTGATCCATCAGGTGACCGGCGACTGGACCCTCATCTTGTTGCTGCTCATGGCCAGCGGGATCGTGCTCACTCTTGCCGGACTGCGGGTCTCCCGCCCGACCTGGGTGGATGACGAGCTGGGCGCCTAG